In Marasmius oreades isolate 03SP1 chromosome 3, whole genome shotgun sequence, a single window of DNA contains:
- a CDS encoding uncharacterized protein (BUSCO:EOG092624SJ): MRQDLPLGTLLFTVFTSILEVFLLCLAGYILASKGILDKKTQKQLNRLNVSLFTPALLFSKVAFFLSPEKLRELWIIPLFFMVVTAVSMTVPFLLGSIFRLKKSQRAFAMAASMFMNSNSLPIALMQSLVVTMNHALRWTDDDTKNTMLGRALTYLVLYSTLGMILRWSYGVRLLSQADDEGAIRLPVNDEEHEDLIDSSPECDFDETFRHYVNGSGSDSAATPPIKPSIPAIVIEGVSRPPRPQRQQSKFYNSFPNSPNQSRVALPEIETTSNSRVNSDDEMTEDEDNNHDFRSGTLPVHRGPSHGSPQSTLSRIRRFFKPTMRRFYRAWSIFNEFMTVPLWAALLSIIVALVQPLQHALDVHMQPVKGALTSAGNCSIPVTLVVLGAYFYPTPKEEASNSIPAANGRTIGESSSTSTLIHHMREVLQDHQQPPSHTVEIGETKTVIIAVLSRMIITPLLLLPLLAFSAKFDIQQVFEDPVFVLSNVLLVASPPALTLAQITQAASGDAFERLISRTIFWSYCILTPPTTILYVVVGLLFSRL; encoded by the exons ATGAGGCAAGATCTCCCTTTAGGAACTCTCCTTTTCACTGTTTTTACG TCCATTCTTGAGGTTTTTCTTCTATGTCTGGCTGGATACATCCTTGCTTCCAAAGGAATCCTTGATAAGAAGACACAAAAA CAACTCAACAGACTAAACGTTTCCTTGTTTACGCCGGCGCTGTTATTCTCAAAAGTTGCTTTCTTTCTATCCCCCG AGAAATTGAGAGAACTATGGATTATTCCATTGTTTTTTATGGTCGTGACGGCTGTCTCCATGACCGTTCCCTTTCTCCTTGGTTCAATATTCCGACTGAAAAAGTCACAAAG GGCGTTTGCCATGGCAGCGTCCATGTTCATGAACTCGAATTCTCTTCCGATAGCTTTGATGCAAAGTCTCGTCGTCACCATGAACCATGCTTTACGCTGGACTGACGATGACACCAAGAACACGATGCTCGGAAGGGCTTTGACGTACCTTGTGCTTTATAGCACCCTTGGAATGATT TTGCGATGGAGTTATGGTGTGCGCCTTCTATCTCAAGCTGACGACGAGGGTGCTATCAGACTTCCGGTTAACGACGAAGAGCACGAGGACTTGATCGATTCATCCCCAGAATGCGACTTCGATGAAACTTTCCGCCATTACGTGAATGGCAGTGGCTCGGACTCTGCTGCCACTCCACCAATCAAACCCAGCATACCTGCGATTGTTATCGAAGGCGTATCGCGTCCTCCACGACCCCAACGCCAGCAATCAAAATTTTACAATTCATTTCCTAACTCACCGAATCAGTCGCGTGTGGCTCTACCCGAAATCGAGACAACCTCCAACTCACGTGTCAACTCTGACGACGAAATGACTGAGGATGAGGACAACAACCATGATTTTCGATCTGGCACACTCCCTGTCCATCGCGGACCCAGTCACGGAAGCCCTCAATCAACCTTATCCCGAATCAGGCGCTTCTTTAAACCCACGATGCGACGTTTTTATCGAGCATGGAGCATTTTCAACGAGTTCATGACAGTACCTCTTTGGGCTGCCCTTCTCTCGATCATTGTTGCCCTTGTTCAACCCCTGCAACATGCACTCGACGTACACATGCAACCTGTCAAGGGAGCCTTGACAAGTGCGGGTAATTGTTCTATCCCAGTAACCCTGGTCGTACTGGGTGCATATTTCTATCCCACACCAAAAGAAGAGGCAAGTAACTCGATACCAGCTGCCAATGGCAGGACAATTGGGGAGTCTAGTTCAACTTCTACATTGATCCACCACATGAGAGAGGTCCTGCAAGATCATCAACAGCCCCCGTCTCATACTGTAGAGATCGGAGAGACTAAGACAGTTATTATCGCTGTACTCTCGAGAATGATCATCACGCCTTTGTTGTTACTTCCGCTGCTGGCTTTCTCCGCGAAATTTGACATTCAACAGGTCTTCGAGGA TCCTGTCTTCGTCCTGTCAAATGTTCTATTGGTGGCATCACCTCCCGCGTTGACCCTCGCACAG ATAACTCAAGCAGCTTCTGGCGATGCGTTCGAGCGATTGATTAGTCGAACCATCTTCTGGTCGTACTGTATATTAACGCCACCTACCACTATACTCTATGTTGTTGTTGGATTACTTTTTTCACGGTTGTAG
- a CDS encoding uncharacterized protein (MEROPS:MER0034665; CAZy:CE10), which yields MAEHAHLSKIDDEFATAFAKVPPPPPGPPTVEGTRTIYTNVLVPAAKGLVSLPAESEYQVKDHHIDVGNGVKVVARSIVPTAKEGEDGTFPLLFWCHGGGWTMGDLNWDDYRLRRAAVDTRIAVVNCEYRLAPENPFPAAVNDCFAALKHVATNPESFSGSLSKGFHVGGQSAGGNLAAVMAILARDDPVFKDRPLTGQLLLIPVTIHPDAYPEKYKSSLLSMEQNKDAPILTAELMRKYWAWYAAPPTDPRASPLLLPSHKGLPPAFLMVCGLDPLRDEGLLYGKVLSAAGVKTKVEVYSGVPHGFELVDCTIGKARKYEADLGAAIRWLLA from the exons ATGGCTGAACACGCTCACCTCTCAAAAATCGACGACGAATTCGCTACAGCGTTCGCAAAGGTACCCCCTCCTCCACCTGGGCCACCCACCGTTGAGGGTACCCGAACTATTTACACGAACGTCTTGGTACCAGCAGCGAAGGGATTAGTATCTTTGCCAGCCGAATCAGAATACCAAGTGAAAGATCATCACATCGACGTTGGTAATGGAGTCAAAGTCGTAGCTAGGAGCATTGTACCCACAGCCAAAGAGGGAGAAGATGGCACGTTCCCGTTACTTTTCTGGTGCCATGGGGGAG GGTGGACGATGGGGGATCTTAATTGGGATGATTACAGATTAAGACGAGCTGCTGTGGATACTCGTATCGCTGTCGTGAATTGTGAATATAG ATTGGCACCTGAAAACCCCTTCCCTGCTGCAGTCAATGACTGCTTTGCCGCTCTCAAACAT GTCGCTACAAACCCGGAATCATTCTCAGGTTCTCTTTCCAAAGGTTTCCATGTTGGCGGCCAATCCGCCGGCGGAAACCTTGCAGCTGTCATGGCCATCCTCGCTCGAGATGATCCCGTTTTCAAAGACAGACCACTGACCGGTCAACTGCTCCTGATCCCTGTTACTATTCACCCAGACGCGTACCCAGAGAA ATACAAATCTTCTTTATTGTCGATGGAGCAAAACAAAGATGCACCTATCCTGACGGCAGAGTTGATGAGGAAATACTGGG CCTGGTATGCGGCTCCCCCTACAGACCCGAGAGCGTCTCCTCTGTTATTGCCCTCCCACAAAGGTCTACCTCCAGCCTTTTTGATGGTCTGTGGTCTGGATCCTCTCCGTGATGAAGGTTTGTTATACGGGAAGGTTTTGAGCGCTGCAGGAGTCAAGACAAAGGTCGAAGT GTACTCTGGCGTCCCTCATGGTTTTGAACTGGTTGACTGCACGATTGGGAAAGCGCGTAAATACGAAGCAGATCTAGGTGCAGCGATCAGATGGCTCCTTGCTTGA
- a CDS encoding uncharacterized protein (MEROPS:MER0001288): MFAKLSTTLLCVPVLAQNIQLDVNLGHERRVDIEKMDTTIASLAQIATDNGGNRAFGLSGYDASVDFILKSIKKFDKERAFNVWTQPFEGLWTQITVHRLNISETESYIPVGLTYSPSTPVGGVTAELAIVPGDAKPCNAEELLATGANVTGKILLIERGSCPDGTTFAGKVKTAKGAGAIGAIIYNSQDPFISGGTLSAPNPEYIPAGLLQRAQGLSLRDRVLAGEVLNVRYEQIQLLENRTTVNVLAETKAGNKNNVIMLGAHLDSVQAGAGVNDDGSGTALILELLRTLDANKVKNRVRFAWWAAEENGLLGSKHYTENLPTNDVKKLLVYLNFDMVGRGYYGVFDGDGSRYNLTGPPGSDVIEDIFTKWFTARGINTTEAAISGGSDYLHFMQDLNKPIGGLHTGTGVEQDPCYHQACDGYENVNITQLYINTQAAQHVLFELIENGPRIIPKTSYHTSTVLLSRSGGWTYLKDD; this comes from the exons ATGTTCGCCAAACTCTCCACTACCTTGTTGTGCGTCCCTGTACTTGCCCAAAATATTCAGCTTGACGTCAACTTGGGCCACGAAAGACGAGTTGACATTGAAAA AATGGACACGACGATTGCATCACTTGCTCAAATCGCGACCGACAACGGAGGAAACCGTGCTTTTGGTTTGTCGGGATATGACGCGTCGGTAGATTTCATCCTCAAATCTATCAAGAAGTTCGATAAGGAACGTGCATTTAATGTCTGGACCCAGCCCTTCGAAGGCTTGTGGACGCAGATCACGGTTCATCGTCTGAACATATCCGAAACGGAATCGTACATTCCTGTCGGCCTCACGTACTCCCCGTCGACGCCAGTTGGTGGTGTTACTGCTGAACTAGCGATCGTTCCGGGTGACGCTAAACCCTGTAACGCTGAAGAATTATTGGCTACGGGTGCTAACGTCACTGGAAAGATCCTTTTGATTGAGCGTGGCTCATGCCCCGATGGAACCACGTTTGCGGGAAAGGTCAAGACGGCCAAGGGCGCAGGCGCTATCGGCGCTATCATCTACAACAGTCAGGATCCTTTCATTTCTGGTGGAACCCTCAGTGCACCCAACCCCGAATACATCCCTGCCGGATTACTCCAGCGGGCTCAGGGTCTATCGTTGAGGGATCGTGTTTTGGCAGGAGAAGTCTTGAATGTTCGTTACGAGCAAATACAACTTCTTGAGAACAGGACGACCGTTAACGTCCTCGCTGAGACCAAGGCTGGCAATAAAAATAATGTGATCATG CTCGGAGCTCACC TTGATAGTGTTCAAGCTGGGGCTGGCGTCAACGACGATGGGTCTGGCACTGCGCTCATCCTTGAGCTGCTGCGTACCCTCGATGCAAACAAAGTCAAGAACCGAGTGCGATTTGCTTGGTGGGCCGCTGAAGA AAATGGTCTCCTCGGTTCCAAGCACTACACCGAGAATCTCCCTACCAACGATGTGAAGAAGCTCTTGGTGTATCTCAACTTCGACATGGTTGGCAGAGGTTACTACG GCGTCTTCGATGGCGATGGCTCAAGGTACAACTTGACTGGACCACCAGGCTCTGATGTGATTGAGGATATCTTTACCAAATGGTTTACTGCTCGAGGTATCAACACTACCGAAGCCGCCATAAGTGGTGGCAGCGATTACCTACATTTCATGCAAGATCTAAACAAGCCTATTGGAGGTTTGCACACCGGAACTGGCGTCGAACAGGACCCCTGTTACCACCAGGCTTGTGATGGTTATGAGAATGTCAACATCACTCAGCTCTATATCAACACTCAAGCGGCTCAACACGTCCTGTTCGAATTGATTGAGAATGGTCCGAGAATTATTCCCAAGACTAGTTATCACACTAGTACTGTCTTATTGAGCAGGTCGGGAGGTTGGACCTACCTGAAAGATGATTAG
- a CDS encoding uncharacterized protein (CAZy:GH5) — MNKAFQDIANAGGTTVRTWGFNEVTSPNGVPYYQRWSGSTPTINTGTDGLQNFDKVVAAAKANGIRLIVALTNNWADYGGMDVYVNQIVGQGQPHDLFYTNAKVISAFKSYVSTFVGRYKNEPTIMAWELSNEPRCKGTTGTTSGTCTTQTITKWATDLSAYIKSIDSNHLVAIGDEGFFNQPGNPSYPYQGGEGVDFDANLKISSIDFGTFHAYPISWGQTSDPAAWGLQWIKDHATSQKAANKPVIIEEYGITPANIQGSTYTSWLSTVVSSGLTGDLIWQAGTVLSNGQRTSNDGYAIFPDDATYQVLKNHAAALKSRG; from the exons ATGAATAAGGCGTTCCAGGATATTGCCAATGCAGGTGGAACGACTGTTAG GACATG GGGTTTCAATGAAGTCACGAGCCCGAATGGTGTGCCATACTATCAACGATGGTCTGGATCTACACCCACAATCAATACCGGTACCGATGGTCTTCAAAACTTTG ACAAGGTCGTCGCGGCCGCAAAGGCGAACGGAATTCGCCTCATCGTCGCCTT AACAAATAACTGGGCTGATTATGG TGGTATGGATGTGTATGTCAATCAAATCGTTGGCCAAGGGCAACCCCACGATTTGTTCTACACGAACGCAAAAGTCATT AGTGCGTTCAAGAGTTATGTTTCCACCTTTGTCGGCCGCTACAAGAACGAACCGACGATCATG GCTTGGGAGCTCT CAAATGAACCTAGGTGCAAGGGCACCACTGG TACTACCTCTGGAACGTGCACGACTCAGACCATCACTAAGTGGGCTACCGACCTTAGCGCGTACATCAAGTCAATCGACTCCAACCATCTAGTTGCAATTGGAGATGAAGGATTTTTCAACCAACCCGGAAACCCGTCTTATCCGTACCA GGGAGGCGAAGGTGTTGATTTCGACGCCAATCTGAAGATCAGTAGCATTGACTTTGGAACGTTCCAC GCATATCCCATTTCCTGGGGGCAAACATCGGACCCAGCTGCTTGGGGATTGCAATGGATAAAAGACCATGCCACATCGCAAAAGGCAGCGAACAAACCGGTTATTATCGAGGAATACGGAATCACACCAGCCAATATCCAGGGATCCACGTACACTTCATGGCTCTCGACCGTCGTAAGCTCAGGATTAACCGGCGACCTCATTTG GCAAGCTGGCACCGTTCTCTCGAACGGTCAAAGAACGAGTAACGATGGCTACGCGATCTTTCCGGACGATGCCACATATCAGGTTTTAAAGAACCATGCGGCTGCCCTTAAGTCGAGGGGATAG